In Heliangelus exortis chromosome 27, bHelExo1.hap1, whole genome shotgun sequence, the genomic window gagggaggaaggggtcaagctctcagctgctgctctgcccttgggtttctgaaaagaaaacagcaaatccaccccacacacacacacccacacacacccacCACCTCGCAGCCCAAAAGAGCCACAAAACACCCCAAAGAGACATTGGGACAAAACAAGAGACCCAGGGTTATTTTTGCCTCATGGAGGTAATCCGTGGAGAAGGGCAAGGTCTTCACATCTCCCCAGGCACCAGAAGAGCTGAAAGCCCCAAGGGTGATCACCCTGTGCCCACACGGTGCTGGAGCCTCTGTCCTTCACCCGGGGGGCAATTCAGGGATCctaaaggagaaggaaggaaaccCATGGTAGGGGTTGCACCTGGGACCACTCCAAAGCTCAGCTGAGGttggtgtcccctccccaccatCACCTGAGGTACCTCTGCTTCACCCTGTAAGCCTGTGTAATTTTACTGGAATTATTTGAGCTAATTATATACTTATTAAATCCTGATTAAATACTCATCCCCTGGCTCCTTCTCATCCTCCCTGATGAATTTAGCTTGCTGGGAGAACCACGAAGGAAAAACAGACAAAGGGAACCGTGTACTACCCTCTGTTTGGGCAATACCTTTTGGTCAGTAGAAATGCCATTCACACAATCAATAAATTGGATTTGGCTTCTGCAATTCAAGGGGCTGGTATTTTTCATCCAGTTTGTCCATAGGTTATGAGATATATGAAAGATATTGTACACAGGCCAGACACAGGATCACAGACTGCTTCAGGTTGGAAAGCACCTTCAAAGCccacccagtccaaccccccagcagtgagcagggacaccttccactggaTCAGAGCCCAGTCCAACCtcaccttgaatgtttccagggatggggcatctaccacctccctgggcaacctgggccagtgtctccCTCAGcataaaaaattacttcctaatatccagtctgaacctcccCTCTTTCCGTTTccaaccatcaccccttgtcctgtcattacAGACCCTGCTAAAAGGTTTGTCTTTGCCTTGAGACACCTCAAATGTTGTCCAGGAGCTTctcctggggctgagctctCTCTTACCTCCTTGTCCCTGTGCCCCAGGAGCCGTGGCAGCCACCCATCAGTAGACACAGGGTCTGTCAGAGCCCTTCTTCTTCTTGTTCATGGGCTCTGTGTCTGAATCTGGCAGGTTGGGGATGTACCTGTACTTGCTGGTGGGCGACCTCTGAGAGGAGAAGAGCCCATCAGAAGGGGCAAGGTGATGAAGCAGAGACCAGATCCCCTTGGTGCAAGTGGTGGGTGTTGCAGGACCCCTAAATATCACCCCAACCCTTTCCCCTTCCACTTTTGCACCCTCAAACCCAACCAGTTACCTTGACAGGAGCAAATTCCTGCTGGATCAGCTTCTTGAACTCGCTCCTACTGAATGGCTCtgatttcttccccttcctggCACTGCCCTGGTAACTCTCCATCATATCAGTGATGGCTTTAATGAGCTTGGACATGTCTCCAACCCTGGAGAGAAGCAAAAGTTGAGGACACAGCAAGGTGGCAGGGGTCAGGAAAccccttccaaaaaaacccaggaaaactCAAAACATGTTCAGTTCAGCTTCAGCCTTTCTAAATCTCtttgccagggaaaaaaagaaacatcccCTCGGTAGATGCTGGAAGCAGGGCTGCCCACTTGCACCTCAACTCACTTAATTTCTCCACTTTCCCCACTCcctctttaaattaaaaagaccAAGCTCCCTGTAGCCATCTCAGGCACTTGTCTGGTTGAATGAATCAGCTCTTGCAGAGGAGGAAAGTGCTGGTAAGGGCTGTTTCCCCACACCCGCAGTGCTCGGGGCTGGGCAGCTCACCCCAGGCTTTGTGTCTTTAGTCCCTGCTGGGAAGAACCGGTTGCAAAATGAGCCTGCAAAACATAAAAGTTCATTTCAATGACAAATAActataccaaaaaaaaaaaaaaagaaaaaagaaaaaaaccaccagaaaacacaaaaagaaagagcagagacTCACCCCGTTCTCCTGCATCAACCGGgatgggagcagctctgggcaaGCTCCTGGCAGGGTGTCGAGGGGGTGGGTGGAGGGTGAGGATTTCTTCCGGTCATTCCTGTTCTCTGGTTGCTTCTCCACAttgctctgcttcccagggagccTCCCTCAGCAGCCTTCACCAGGGAGGATGTTTACCAGAACACCTGGGAAAGGTGTATGTAGGTCAGCTCCTCTCTCTGCGGGCGTTGCTCAGGGACCCGAGTGGGGAGGGATGGATTTCACCCAAAAAGATTCTCCAAAGGTTCTCTTCGTAGAGGAAAGTTCACATTTAGCTTCACCCAAaaaggtttttggtttggggtttgggttgggtttttttggttttttttttcccaaagtggTTTTTGGATTTGTGGGGCTTTGCAACGCTGGAAAACATCCTAGACAAGAaaattttcctgcagaaaaggTGGTTTTAATCTTATCTGTGGGACTGTCCTGCGTGACTTCTTGGGTTGTCACTGAGCCCAGGCTTCATTCAGAGAGCcccaggctggtttgggttagaaggaccttaaagttcaCCCAGTCCCACCctggccatgggcagggacccctcccaccagtccagggtgctccaagctccatccaacctccaacatttccagggatggggcagccacagcttctgggggcaacctggagctcagcactctcaccccaaagaatttcttcctcaggtCTCCTCTCAACCTCCCCTCTTGCAGCATAAAATTCACATTGACACCTGCtcaggaaacagcagcagagcttgggAAGCAGAAGGAGCAGCAAGCTGCTCTGACAGCAACGTGGGGACAGCCGGTGACACCAGCCCCAGCTGGCCATGGCCAAGGGCATGAGGAGCTCCCTCCTGTGGGAAAGTCACTTATTACACACCCTggatgggacagggacagccaccacctctcccagcagcatGGCCTGGGGCCCAGGCTGCACTTCAGCCATGATGAAGAACGTCAACCCAAGGCAGAGCTCCAGGGGAAGagatgcaggagctggggagatgctgcagagatGATGTGGAGATAGTGTGGGGATCCTGAGGGGATGATGTGGggatgctctgctcctctgctcttgtgagaccccacctggaggagtgtgtccagttctggagtccctgGATAAAAGGATATTGAGCTTCTGAAATGTGTCCAGATCAGAGCcataaaaataatcagagggctggagcatcttccctacaaagacaggctgagggattggggttgttcagtctggagaagaggaggctctggggtgACCTGATAGTGGCTTTCCAACACCTGAAAggggtctacaagaaagctggggtaggacttctcacacaggtgtgtagtgagaggacacAGGGCACAGTgtcaaacttgaagaggggagatttaggttagacaagaggaaaaatttctttcctgtgagggtggtgacaacttggaacaggttgcccagagaaactgtggacacctcctccctggaagtgttcaaaaccaggttggatggggccttgagcaacctgggatggtgggtgggaggtgtccctgcccaagcaggGGAGTTGGGTGATTTTTCcattcccttccaacccaaacctttctagGATTCTCTCATCCTATAAATCTCTGCTGCAGGGCCTGATGTGGAGATGCTGAGGGGTTGCTGCAGGGATGCTACAAGGATGCAGGGACCCCTGGCTCTCAGCTGCTTGGTTCCCTGTGTGGTCCCAACAAAGTCAATGACCCCAGGATTGCTCACCTGGAGAGGGGGTGGAACATTCCCTGCTATGAAGGGTGTGCCAGCCTTCATTAAGGGTTCAGGCACCTTCCCAAGATTGCCAGATAGGGGATGAAGCCAGATGAGATCACACTCAGCATCAGCCTTCCCAGGGCTGGCTTGGCAGAGGTGTGTTTGGGAGAGGAGGGGTTCCTGGAGCCAACTTCTGCCTCCCACACCCCACTGGTGACaccaccagcacagcacaaTGGAGTGGGTTGCAAATGAGATGCAGACCACGGTCTAGAGCTAAATTTGAGCCTGGCACAGTGGGATGAGAGGCAGCAAGTCACTGCCAGCCCTCTGGAGAGAGGGCTGCCTGCCACACGGAGCAACCCAGGGGCTGCTCTCCCCTTTTAGGGTCCCCTGAAGCTTTTGGGAGAGGTCAGGGTTGGAGATGGGCTTGCCAGGCAAGTAGgcacagagagcagcactgtatttaatttatgtgaataatttacattattttggGGAGTAGAACCTTGCCACATTGCTTAGCACAAACCCTGCAGAGAAACCAACACCCTACAACATCTCTCCCACGAGCAGGGAGCCCACTGCCCACTGGCCATGCCCCTGAGGGATGTTCAGGAGAGTTTGCCCGTGGGCTGGAGTCCTGGTGATGGCCAAGTGCCAGGGGATTGAGCTTTATGTTGGCTGCTCCATATTTTTGTAATATCAGCAGACACTTTGCCATGGGGATGGGGCACATCCAGGCCTGGGAAAGACCCCCTaggaagaagggatggggaggggtgGCCAGGCAGGGTGGTGTGATGGCCACCACCCCAAGCAGGcagaaaaaggtagaaaaataaaacatttcctaGGGAAAGTAAACGAAAAGCAAGCTGAGGCCCACAGCAAAGACCAGAGCTATTCTTGAGGCCTCTTACTAGACCAGAGGCACTCAAAAGTGAATGGGACAGAattctttaggaaaaaatgaaatcatgCCCAATGCATagcaaaaaaagtcttttttcttcaagcagAAAAACCTCTCCTTGTCTGGGATTGGGTTGGATTCACTAAACACAAGATGCTTCACACTCAAGCATCTCTACTCCTTAAAATACATCCAGAAAGCTGCCTTGATTTCAGGTCTTCATCTGGAAAACTAAATTTTGAGATGTGGCCAATCAACGATGTCAGTAAGGAGAGAGAAACTTTGCCAGCATGGCAATGGCACCTCCAACCATGGGactcctccctcctctgctgccagctgcacCAGCACCCATCCAGCCAGGGAATGAGAGGAATTAGGAGGAAAATTGCTCTGAATCACCCCGAGCCAATTCCTTCCTCTGGCTACTCCCTCTGAGCCTTCTGTCACCACGGTGCCATCCCGCGGTGACACGGCCCCATCCATGGCAGTGTCAGGGtggctttgctgagctctgGGCACCCCCGTGCCCATGACACCCCCAGGACTCACCAGTTTTACCCCAGTATGGCTTCTTCCTCTTGGTCTGTCTGGGCTGCCAAGGAATGGGACATGCAGAGGCCATCGATGTCCCCAAGTTGTCACCCTTCCCGTGTTGGCCATGGGGCTGCTGACACCACgtggagggggctgggggggtctgcAGGAGACTCAGCAGTGGGTGGAAGGGGCTGTGGTGGGCAGGGGAACGGGGCAGGATTGGgtgtccagggaagctgtggctgccccatccctggaaatgttggaggttggatggggcttggagccccctgggctgtggggaggggtccctgcccatggcagggggggtgggacTGGGTCATCTTCAAGGTTCCTTCAACCCAGACCAGTCTGGGTTTAGTCTGGGGCTGGGGTTCAGCTGGGAGGttcagctcagccccagctggaTGCCCTCACCCCATCCCAGGGTCCTCCGTAAAACTCAGCCCTGgaggttttcctttttgttttttttctccaccccAGAAGCCCTTGgggggagggcagcagagccaggagctggcaAGGTCACCTTCAGACTGAGGCCTTTGTCAGGGTGTAAATGTAAACTGGTGACATTGCCAAGCTCGGGGGAGAAGAATTTGGGGTGcaaccccccccaccccagcagggaAATGAGGAGGGTTGAGCCTTTCtctacattttccatttttcgGCTGACGTGAGCTGCACCCCggaggagctgcaggatttctcccttctcctcctccccatgaGACACAGGTGCCAGAGGTGACAGTGTCTGGAGGGACATCGATCCTTCCCGAAGGAGGGATCCCAAGCCAccaggtggcagcagggaccTGTCGCAGGATTCCCGGTCCTCACCTTGGAGAAGTCGAGCCCTGGCTTCCAGCCTGAGAAtgaaggatggggagggggggtctgGAGGAACCCAGATTCCATCACGACCCTCCCGAGGGCACCGGAGCAGCTCGGCCATCAGCCTGGATAAAGGTTGTTGGGGTTGAATCCAACACCTTCTTCCTTGGGTGGTTTTGGTGGCTCTTCTGCTTGGGGGCTTCAGGGTCTGCTGGGGTGAAAGGCTGAGGCCAGAGAAGGGAGATGGAGCTGGGCAAGGGTCTGGGGCAcaaggagaagggtctggagaacttgtgaggagcagctgagggacctgggggtgttcagcctggaggaaaggacGATGAGGGGCTCCTCTCCTGCCAaagaggaggttggagccaggagggTCACTCTTgtcccaaggaacaagtgatgggacaagaagaaatggccttAAGTTgcccaggagaggtttaggtgggaaactgggaaaaatttcttcttgcaACGGGTTGTcccaggctgcacagggaggtggtggagtccccatccctggagggatctGAAAGCtgtggggatgctgagggacctggggcaGTGgggccttggcagtgctgggttcatgGTGGGTGACCtggaaggtcttttccagctaaAGTAATGCTCTGGTTCTATgatgtgtggggttttggggagcaCTCTGGGACCCAGCAATCACCTCCACTTGCTGACAGCTCTGCCTTGGTGGCCTTGGTCCTGCTGTGCTTGGGGTGTGTGGTCTGTCCTCACCACCTTGGGTATGATGGATCCATCAGCCCTGGTGAGTGACACCAGAGGAGTCCTGCACCCCGGGTTCCTGGGGAGTGTTGGCAAACATCCTGTTGGATCCTGTTGGATCAGTGCTTGGAGGCTGCTTCCTGCCTGGGTGGTGGGACAAGGCTGCAGGGTGGTCTGTGGgtgcccccccccagcacccagcacccagcacccagatTTGTGTACTTGGCCCCTGTGCAGGGAGACCAGcgaggtgctgagctcctggaaAGCTGATCTGCTGCAAATGGGAACCAAATCACCTTTGTCCTGAAAGCTGGGCATGTCCCTATGGGCCACCCTTGGGGACAAGGTACTTGGAGGTGATGCCCTGGCAGGGTGGTGGCAATGAACCATCCCCACTCCACAGCCCCTTGGGTGTGGGACTCCTACCTGCTCCCAAGACCCTGAAGTGTTGTAGGATGGGGGGTGCATCCTATTTTGGGGTGTAGGATTGAGTGCTGGGTGCAGGATCTGGCTCCAGAAGGGACCTGCCACcctctgcaggctcagctgAGTGGCCTCAGGTCCCTGCAGCAGATTTGTACCTTACAAGGAGGTCCCTGATGCTGCAGATGTCAAAACAGCCTCCAAAGGAAACTGAAGCAacctgggcagcagcagtgaagcaaACTTGTGGTGGTCTTGTGTTaactgggaggaaaagggggggttgcttcagtgctgctgttttggGGAAGCTCCTGGCAGGTTCCTTCACCGAGCAGAGCGATTTCAGGGCTTTGCCTCACCCTTAGGAAATCAcaactcttcctttttttcccctcccctctctaAAAAGCACCTGCAAATCAGGAGCCAGGCTCTGATCACGGTGGGGTCGTGGGCAtttccagcccctctccctctgGAAAGCTTCTCCTGATGGTGGAACCTCCTTGGTGCAACCTCAGGGTGCTCCTGGTGTGAGGGGTTGGGGTTGTTCTTGGTGCTTCTTCACACAGAACCCAACATCTGGACCTTGCTGCAGTAAAATTAGACACAACCACCCCCCTGGGCACAACAAAAATGCCCTAAAATGGGTGCAATCCCCAACTGGGTGCTCATCCACCCCCACCCTTCCTTCCAGGTCTTGcctcccaccccagctcagTCCCAGGAGACATGCAGAGGGTtctcaggtttttgttttttttttttttttttttacattttgggAATGTAAAGACCCACACTGTGAGCACCCTTAGGATGAGCCCTGCTCACCCTGGGTGCCCTCCCAACCCCTGAGAACCTGCAGCCTGGTTCCAAGGTGGATTTGCCTGGTTTAAAACCCCACTGGGAGAGAGCAAAGTGCAGGACTgacccagagaaaaaaaccccacagacacATAGAAGATCTTGAGCAGCCTCAGGGCAAACTTTATTTGGCAGCAAAACCATgaaggatggaaggagggaggtggggagaggggTGGAAGGGAGAAACCAGGGGCTGTGAGCATTTTGTGGGTGCCTTTGGCCAGGGGCTGCAGTCTGGctcagtggtgctgctgctgctggtggtggtgatggtgttTGTGCTGGTGGTCTTCAATATCATGGAGGTGTTCATGGGTGGCAATGGTCACCCGGGTGATCAGCAGCATCACCTCACAGAAGCTGATCTGAGCATCCTTGTTGATGTCCAGGTCCTTCATGATTTCATCAATGGTGGCCTTGTTCTTCACGTTCTGCAAAGAGGGGGAcaccagaatcacagaatgtttggCTTGggagagacctccaagctcatccaaTCCAACCA contains:
- the LOC139787687 gene encoding protein MRP-126-like, which translates into the protein MSKTSQTQEPLSDLEKAMNVIIDVFHQYSRREGDRDTLTKKELKLLIEKQLVNYLKNVKNKATIDEIMKDLDINKDAQISFCEVMLLITRVTIATHEHLHDIEDHQHKHHHHHQQQQHH